The following proteins are encoded in a genomic region of Myxococcota bacterium:
- the rpsH gene encoding 30S ribosomal protein S8, with product MMTDPISDLLARIRNASAARHAQTTCPASKLKKAVANVMVQEGFLTAVEEEAPEGGHPLLRLTLRYRDDGKPIADGIQRVSRPGRRVFVGASDIGRVRGGLGIKILSTSKGVLSDRDARSQNVGGEVICEVW from the coding sequence ATGATGACGGACCCGATCTCCGACCTGCTCGCGCGCATCCGCAACGCTTCGGCGGCGCGGCACGCACAGACGACGTGCCCCGCCTCGAAGCTCAAGAAGGCGGTGGCGAACGTGATGGTGCAGGAGGGCTTCCTGACCGCGGTGGAGGAGGAGGCGCCCGAGGGCGGCCACCCGCTGCTGCGCCTCACGCTCCGCTACCGGGACGACGGCAAGCCGATCGCCGACGGCATCCAGCGCGTGTCGCGCCCCGGGCGCCGCGTGTTCGTCGGCGCTTCCGACATCGGTCGGGTGCGCGGCGGGCTCGGCATCAAGATCCTGTCGACGTCGAAGGGCGTGCTGTCGGACCGCGACGCGCGCTCCCAGAACGTCGGCGGC